Sequence from the Oceanispirochaeta sp. M1 genome:
TCTGTCACCCTCTGGGTCCTGAAAATAAGCTGGCCATTGCTCCCGGTATGATGTCCGGTTCAGCCGCAGCTATCTCCGGAAGACTCTCGGTAGGTTGTAAGAGCCCCCTCACCGGTGGAATCAAAGAATCCAATGCAGGAGGACAGGCCGCCCAGGTTCTGGCCCGTATCGGTTATGCCGCAATTATTCTTGAAGGACAATCTCCTGAGGGTAAACTCTATACTCTTGTTGTAAAAAAAGATGAAATCTCAATTGTAGAGGCCACTGATATCACTGGACTGAATAACTATGATGTTGTTGAAAAATTAGTCGCAAAATATGGCGACAAGGCTGCCTATATGTCTATCGGTACAGCAGGAGAGAGAAAACTGGCAGCGTCTTCTATTGCCTGTACTGATGTTGAACTCAGACCCACAAGACATTGCGGACGTGGCGGTGTGGGAGCCGTAATGGCAGCAAAGGGAATCAAGGCCATTGTTCTTGATGACAGCGGATGTTCAGTGAGAAAACCTGTAAATGAAGATGCCTTCAAGGCTGCCAATAAGCTTTTTATCAAGGGAATTAAGGCTCATGGTGTTTCGGGTCAGGGACTCCCTGCGTATGGAACCAATGTTCTTGCCAATATAATAAACGAGGCTGGTGGATTCCCTGTAAATAACTTCTCAAAGGGTCAGTTTCCCAATGTTCATAAAATCAGCGGTGAGACACTGGCTGAAACAGAAACAGCCCGGGGTGGCAAGGCAACCCATGGATGTCACAGAGGCTGTGTCATTCAGTGCTCCGGTACCTATGTGGACAAGGAAGGTAATTACGTCACCAAGCAGCCCGAATATGAAACAGTCTGGGCCCATGGACCCAACTGCGGCATAGATGATCTTGATGCCATTGCTCAGATGGATAGAATGGATGATGACTTCGGTCTGGATACAATTGAAATGGGAGCCACCATTGCGGTTGCTATGGATGCAGGTATGGCCGAATTCGGTGATGCCAAAGCTGCCATTAAACTTCTTCAGGAAGTAGGGGATGGAACTCCAATGGGTCGAATCCTTGGAAGCGGCGCCGCTGTGACTGCAAAGGCATTCGGTCTTGAAAGAGCTCCCGTTGTCAAGGGACAGGCTATGCCTGCCTACGATCCCAGACCCATACAGGGAATTGGTGTTACCTATGCGACTACCCCTCAGGGTGCCGACCATACTGCGGGATATGCCATTGCCACAAATATTCTTAAAGTGGGCGGATTTGTAGATCCTCTTAAACCTCAGGGACAGATTGAACTCTCAAGAAATCTCCAGATTGCCACTGCGGCCATCGACTCTACGGGAATGTGTCTCTTTATTGCATTCCCCATTCTTGATCAGCCTGAAACTTTCAATGCCTTTGTAGATCTTATAAATGCATTTTTCGGCCTGAGTATGACTGCAGATGATGTGACCGCACTTGGTAAATCTGTTCTGACAATGGAGCGGGATTTCAATAAGGGTGCAGGATTCACAAAAGAGGATGACCGTCTGCCTATGTATTTCAAGAGAGAAAAACTGGCACCCCACGATGCAGTTTTTGAAGTAACAGATGAGGAACTGGATGAGGTCTTTAACTGGTAATGCGAAGAATTGATAAAGGATCATGTGACGGAATCTTCCTGAGCAGCGTCCTTCAGCAGGGTGTTCTTGTTGAGTACATGCCCGGGGAGACTGTCACATCTTTTATCCTCAGAATCCTCTCTCTTGATCCTGAAGGGATGGAGAGGGAGGTACAGACCCTTATCCTGAATAACGGCTGTGTGGATGAACCTGATTCCACCAGGCTGGTTTCCGGGGATACAATTGTATTGTCCGGAGCCATGCCCGGTCTGGTGGGGGCCATGCTCCGCTCTAACAGTCCCATCAAGGCCATGCGGAAGAGCATGAGCAGCGGTGAGGATAGAAGGATCAAGGTTGACGGAAATCTTGTGCGTCTCAAACTGTTCAATACTGTTCTTTCTGATCATAAAAATGATATTCTGGAACTGGGTTTTTATGCGGAGGATGTGGTTTGAGTGCAGGGGTTGTTAAAGTAAAAACATTTGCGACACTGAGTACTCTCTTTCCATCGGTTCCGGATTTTCCTCTTCAAA
This genomic interval carries:
- a CDS encoding aldehyde ferredoxin oxidoreductase family protein, which codes for MDKILRIKMGSTPEYVIEDVGDYAGIGGRALTTKVIFKEVPPLCHPLGPENKLAIAPGMMSGSAAAISGRLSVGCKSPLTGGIKESNAGGQAAQVLARIGYAAIILEGQSPEGKLYTLVVKKDEISIVEATDITGLNNYDVVEKLVAKYGDKAAYMSIGTAGERKLAASSIACTDVELRPTRHCGRGGVGAVMAAKGIKAIVLDDSGCSVRKPVNEDAFKAANKLFIKGIKAHGVSGQGLPAYGTNVLANIINEAGGFPVNNFSKGQFPNVHKISGETLAETETARGGKATHGCHRGCVIQCSGTYVDKEGNYVTKQPEYETVWAHGPNCGIDDLDAIAQMDRMDDDFGLDTIEMGATIAVAMDAGMAEFGDAKAAIKLLQEVGDGTPMGRILGSGAAVTAKAFGLERAPVVKGQAMPAYDPRPIQGIGVTYATTPQGADHTAGYAIATNILKVGGFVDPLKPQGQIELSRNLQIATAAIDSTGMCLFIAFPILDQPETFNAFVDLINAFFGLSMTADDVTALGKSVLTMERDFNKGAGFTKEDDRLPMYFKREKLAPHDAVFEVTDEELDEVFNW